One Punica granatum isolate Tunisia-2019 chromosome 3, ASM765513v2, whole genome shotgun sequence genomic window carries:
- the LOC116200783 gene encoding uncharacterized protein At4g22758-like yields the protein MPTSKHRKGSRGNNDRTRRGSLVMEKASSFHGRTMMWAAEEAAEGKQLQRPRTVPNLVLAHGGLGKMAPHGVKDEQRPRLTKLLLNATISGSVGAEQVVMRPEETVEDLISAAVRGYVKKGRRPVLVTADPTCFDLHFSQFSLESLDREEKLMELGSRNFFVCLKKPNTVLAGEGRSSDTVAASSSAATCSQEAEIAAGSCFEWLRLMDFLL from the exons ATGCCGACCTCCAAGCATCGGAAGGGATCACGAGGGAATAATGATAGGACCCGGAGAGGGAGCTTGGTCATGGAGAAAGCGTCGTCGTTTCATGGGCGCACGATGATGTGGGCAGCCGAGGAAGCAGCGGAGGGGAAGCAGTTGCAGCGGCCGAGGACGGTGCCCAACTTGGTGTTGGCTCACGGCGGATTGGGCAAGATGGCGCCCCATGGGGTGAAGGATGAGCAGAGGCCGCGTTTGACCAAGCTGCTCCTTAACGCGACCATAAGTGGCAGCGTTGGTGCCGAACAGGTGGTCATGAGGCCGGAAGAGACAGTCGAGGATCTCATCTCGGCTGCAGTGAGGGGGTACGTGAAGAAAGGGCGACGGCCGGTGCTGGTGACGGCAGATCCAACATGCTTCGACCTCCATTTCTCACAGTTCAGCTTAGAAA GTTTAGATAGGGAGGAGAAGCTGATGGAATTAGGCTCGAGGAACTTCTTTGTCTGTCTGAAGAAACCGAACACGGTGTTGGCCGGTGAAGGCCGCTCTAGTGACACTGTCGCCGCGTCATCCTCGGCCGCTACTTGCTCTCAGGAGGCCGAGATAGCTGCTGGGAGCTGCTTTGAATGGCTCAGATTGATGGACTTCTTGCTGTAA